AATTCTTCTCCCACATTTGAGGAATGAGGTGGATGTGGTAGAGATGAGCAACCAGAACCATAATTTTGCATTACAAAAAGTTTGCAACCAGCATTCCAGTTGTTTAACTACATTGATTTTGCAGAAGATTAGCCATCTGCTTACCTAATATCAACTTTCTTATTTATCAGGAACTTGAACTCAAGTGCTCAACTGTATGTATCCAACTCATTAATCATCTTAGATTCAGATACATAGCTGCATATAAGCTTTGCTTCAGATTCACAACAATCAAACTAAATTTGTCTACGTAATACATTTATAAAGATCACCTTCTAAATTCACGACAGCATACCAGTGTAATCCTAAAAGTGAGGTCTAGTGAGGGTAGCATGTACACAAACCTTACCCCCCTACCATCGGCTAGAAGTACAAATCttccaccccccaccccaccccaccaaTCGGCTAGAAGTATAATCAAAGCAGGACTGAAAGGAAAATATCGGCAGAAAAATAGAAAGACAAAAGAGCAAGATATACCCAAACACTAAATAATGCTACTAAATAAGGAGCAGAAAAAGAGGAGAcgctctaccctaatccgcgacctccaAACCTTCTCAATTCACGTTAAGCAAAAATACGAATATATGATTCCCACACAAAGTAAACACCTTTTCTTCAGTGTCAATTCGCAAAAACTAAAGCTCGAAACGAAGATGCTGTAAAGCAAAGTAACAGTTTTTGACTTTGGAGAAACTCACCCATTTCGTCCAATTCAATAACAAGAGGATCTACACCAAGTCTCTTGAACAAAACCTTCACCTCGGTTGAGTACCTTTTATAACAAAAACAAACAATCCCActtcaaaatcccaaaaaatcaAACAACCCCACTTCAAAATTCAGTCATAAAAAGTAGACAATTAGGCATAGAATTCAATTTACAACAAAAACAAAGAGCCCCACTTCAAAATTCACTCATAGTAAGTGAACAATTAGGCATAAAATTCAATTtacaacaaaaaacaaagaacCCCACTTCAAAATTCACTCAGCAAGTTAAAGGTTTTTCATAGAATTCCATTTATGACAAAAACAAAGAACCCCACTTCAAAATTCAGTCATAGTAAGTGAACAACTAGGCATAAAATTCAATTTACAACAAAAACAAAGAACCCCACTACAAAATTTACTCATAGCAAGTGAATAGTTTTTCATAGAATTCcatttataacaaaaacaaaGAACCCCACTTCAAAATTAGctcaaagaaattaaaaattaggcAAAAAGATTCCATTTTTCAAACTAAAAGATTACTTTATAATAAGATACTAATTGCACAACTTACGAACACCAACTTTTGGAGTAAACAACAACTGGATTTTCAGTAATAGTCTTCTTCACACTCTCCTCCAATCGGGACCCGAATGAACCCGACATAGCTCGAGTCTGAACCCGACCCGTTTTCCTAGGTCCATTGTTTTCTATTCTTGACCCAAATTTGTGCAAATTGATTCTTCGAAAACTGCAATTGTGATGCAAAAGCATTTGAGTTCCAGTTCCAGGGAAATAGGAATTGGAGACGGAAAAAATGCTCAAGTTATTTGTCAAATTCGAAGTGGCTGCCATTctttttgaggaatttttgttcAGTTTAATTTCTTTCTCGCGATTTCTCTTCTTGTGTCTATAGTTTGGTAAATTCATAAGAGTCCGCTTTTAATCTAACTTTTCTGCTAATTAAGCTAAAGATTAGTTTAATCTCTAATATATTATGGATCTAATCTGATAAGTACATGGATTATAGTTTAAAAAGGAAACAAGCTTTATaacctaaaatttaaaatttgaattgaaaatgtgagtataatataaataattcatCTACGTGTATTTAAATGTTTAATTAAAGTAGAATAGTGctaaatggctacaaaaatttagcCTAAATTTGACCATCCTTTTCAATTGTATTGTAAATAAGAAAGAAGAATATATTTAACTTTTaaagtaaaaggataaaaatgtcTAAAAGTTAAATAGTTAATAGTGTGAACAGAACTTTTTCCttgtaacaaaaaaaattatgactaaaAAGACTTTTTCTAATTAAAATTAATTCGAACTTCAAAATGAAATTTACTTCCACGTTTGAGGGATTGTTCATGTGGCTCTTTAATTGAAAGTTAGGTATCAACCTTTTTCAGAAATTTAGTGTTGCCTCATTCTCATTTGCATTAACGATTTAACCCCAAATTTAGTGTTGCTTCATTTGCATTAACAAATTTAGTGTTGCCTCATTTGCATTAACGATTTACGGGTTAAAGTTGTGAAAATGATAGAGTTAGTAAGGCTACATACATTATAAGACACCGGCATATCGAAAGCTTTATATTTTAACtgctttttatttttcactttacattatcataataataatagtaaaactaTGCTTTAAAGACACCAAACTACAAAAGTTGGAATGGGTATCTATGAATGCAAATTCAGGTTTAACAATTTCATGAAGtgtgaattttaattcaaaacattttatttaataaaattattctaAAGTGGGTTGGCCCAAAGATCAAAAGTCAGTGGGCTGCAGTGACAGCTGAACTATGGAGGCCACAAGTACATGGGCCTCAAGCAGTCCAGGCCCAGCTGCTGGCAGAGCATTTCCAGATTATATCGTGAAATTTGACGGGGCAGTTTCTTTGATATCGCCATTTAATCTTATATTcatcttttttaagaaaaaaaaaaaaaaattaacgtgCAGCAACTTTTAGACATGTGGTGTATGAAGTTAGATAGTATGAGTGATTTATTTATGCACCAATTACGCCTGAACTCGAGGCAAAAATTGTTGGATTAGTTTAGTCATTTTTGCCGGTCATCATTTTTACTTAAACTCCAACCATATGCATGTGCATGACTTTGAGGCACAAATGACTCTACTTCAACGATATATAATTGAAGTTCGagtaaaaaatactaaataaaataaaaataactaaatcacAGT
The Capsicum annuum cultivar UCD-10X-F1 chromosome 6, UCD10Xv1.1, whole genome shotgun sequence DNA segment above includes these coding regions:
- the LOC107875315 gene encoding monothiol glutaredoxin-S10; protein product: MNLPNYRHKKRNREKEIKLNKNSSKRMAATSNLTNNLSIFSVSNSYFPGTGTQMLLHHNCSFRRINLHKFGSRIENNGPRKTGRVQTRAMSGSFGSRLEESVKKTITENPVVVYSKSWCSYSTEVKVLFKRLGVDPLVIELDEMGPQGPQLQKVLERLTGQHTVPNVFIGAKHIGGCTDTIKLYRKGELESLLSEANSGKTES